The Mumia flava sequence TCCGCCAGCATGAGGCGAGGACACCGCCTCTCGGGGCAGGAGCTGCCATGAGCACGGAGACGGACCCGGCGCCGCGCACGGTCGCGAGGATGTCGCTCCCGACGCTGACCGCGATGGTCGTCGGCGGGATGGTGGGCGCGGGCGTGTTCTCGCTGCCCGCGCGCTTCGGTGTGGCGACGGGCATCCTCGGCTCCCTGATCGCCTGGGCGATCGCCGGCACCGGCATGCTGATGCTCGCGTTCGTCTTCCAGAACCTCGCGATCCGCAAGCCGGACCTCGACTCCGGGGTCTACATCTACGCGAAGGCCGGATTCGGGGACTACGCCGGCTTCAACTCGGCGATCGGCTTCTGGGCGAGCTCGATCGCCGGCAACACGTTCTACTGGGTCTTCATCACCGCGACGCTGGGCACGTTCTTCGACGGGTTCGGTGACGGCGACACGGTGCTCGCGGTGGCGCTGTCGACGGCGGGGGTCTGGGCCTTCCACACGATGATCGCCCGCGGCATCCGCGACGCCGCGATCATCAACCGGATCGTGACGGTCTTCAAGATCATCCCCATCCTCGTGTTCATCGTCGTGCTGTTCGTGAACTTCGACGCGGAGGTGTTCGCCGACAACTGGACGGCCTACGACTACGGGGACCTGGGAGGTCTGAACGAGCAGGTCCGCAACACGATGCTGATCACGACGTTCGTGTTCATCGGGATCGAGGGCGCGAGCGTCTACTCCCGCTACGCGAAGCGGCGCAAGGACGTCGGTCGCGCGACGGTCCTGGGCTTCCTGAGCGTGCTGTCGATCTTCGCCCTGGTGACCCTGTCGAGCTACTCGGTGGTCCCCCAGCCGGAGCTGGCGGACACGCGGCAGCCCTCGATGATCGGGGTCTTCGAGTCGGTGGTCGGAGAGTGGGGCGAGGTCTTCATCAGCGTCGCGGTGATCGTCTCGGTCCTGGGCGCGTACCTCGCGTGGACGCTGATGGCCGCCGAGGTGATGTACGTCCCGGCGCGCAGCGACGACTTCCCGGCGTTCCTGGGCCGCGAGAACGCCCACGGCACGCCGATCACCGCACTCGTCGTCACGTCGCTGGCCGTCCAGGGGCTGCTCGCAGCCACGCTGCTGCTGACCGATGCGTTGAACTTCATGCTCGACCTGAGCACGAGCCTGGCCCTCCTCCCGTACTTCCTGGCCGCTGCGTACGCGCTCAAGCTCGGGCTGACCGGGGAGGCGTACGACGGCGTCCCCGCCGCGGTGCGTCGCCGCGAGACGATCGTCGGCGGTGCCGCCACCGCCTACACGCTGTTCTTGTTCGACGCGGCCGGCCTGAAGTTCGTCCTGCTGATGACCGTGATCCTGGCGCCCGCGACGCTGCTCTACGTGAAGGCCCGCAGCGAGCGCGGGCAGCGGCTCTTCACCCCGACCGAGGTCGCCGTGTGCGCCGTGGTGGTGCTCGGCGGGCTGATCGGGGCGATCGGCCTGTGGACGGGCCGCATCACGATCTGACCGCCGTGACCGCTCCCCCGTGCTCCGCAGAAGGAAGGATGACCCCATGACCGTCTCTTCGACGTACGGCGTGCACTCCGAGGTGGGCCGGCTGCGCAAGGTCCTGGTCTGCCGTCCCGGTCTCGCGCACCGGCGGCTGACCCCCACGAACGCCGACGACCTCTTGTTCGACGACGTGATGTGGGTCGAGAACGCCCAGCGCGACCACGCCGACTTCGTGAACAAGCTGACGTCGCGGGGCGTCGAGGTGGTCGAGCTCCACGACCTGCTGGCCCGCACGGTGGCGGACCCGGCGGCGCGCGACTGGCTGCTCGACCGCAAGATCGTCGCCAACGAGGTCGGGTGGGGGCTGATGGACGGCACCCGGGCGTACCTCGAGTCGCTGGAGCCGACCCAGCTCGCGGATCTGCTGATCGGCGGGATGGCGACGACCGACCTCCCAGAGGACT is a genomic window containing:
- a CDS encoding basic amino acid/polyamine antiporter, whose translation is MSTETDPAPRTVARMSLPTLTAMVVGGMVGAGVFSLPARFGVATGILGSLIAWAIAGTGMLMLAFVFQNLAIRKPDLDSGVYIYAKAGFGDYAGFNSAIGFWASSIAGNTFYWVFITATLGTFFDGFGDGDTVLAVALSTAGVWAFHTMIARGIRDAAIINRIVTVFKIIPILVFIVVLFVNFDAEVFADNWTAYDYGDLGGLNEQVRNTMLITTFVFIGIEGASVYSRYAKRRKDVGRATVLGFLSVLSIFALVTLSSYSVVPQPELADTRQPSMIGVFESVVGEWGEVFISVAVIVSVLGAYLAWTLMAAEVMYVPARSDDFPAFLGRENAHGTPITALVVTSLAVQGLLAATLLLTDALNFMLDLSTSLALLPYFLAAAYALKLGLTGEAYDGVPAAVRRRETIVGGAATAYTLFLFDAAGLKFVLLMTVILAPATLLYVKARSERGQRLFTPTEVAVCAVVVLGGLIGAIGLWTGRITI